From the Cherax quadricarinatus isolate ZL_2023a chromosome 34, ASM3850222v1, whole genome shotgun sequence genome, one window contains:
- the LOC138853602 gene encoding protein TsetseEP-like: EAYLGHGELIRGLGSLSVALGAYPWSAELIPGLDRPRSDAEAEPEPEESIEYEPELGESPEDEPEDSREAEVEPEESLEAEVEPEPEDSPEVEAEPETEESPEAESEPEEFPEPEAESEPEESPEAEPEPEESPETEAESEPWDSPQAEAEPEPEESQETEPEPEESLEAEAESEPEEYPEPDAEPEPEESPETEPEL; this comes from the coding sequence GAAGCTTATTTGGGGCATGGGGAGCTTATCCGGGGCCTAGGAAGCTTATCCGTGGCATTGGGAGCTTATCCGTGGTCTGCGGAGCTCATCCCGGGCCTGGATCGGCCTCGATCCGATGCCGAGGCCGAACCCGAACCCGAGGAGTCAATCGAGTATGAACCCGAGCTCGGGGAATCACCCGAGGACGAGCCCGAGGATTCGCGCGAGGCCGAGGTCGAACCCGAGGAATCGCTCGAGGCAGAAGTCGAACCTGAACCCGAGGATTCACCCGAAGTCGAGGCCGAACCCGAAACCGAGGAGTCGCCCGAGGCCGAATCCGAACCTGAGGAGTTTCCAGAGCCTGAGGCCGAATCCGAACCCGAGGAGTCGCCCGAAGCTGAACCCGAACCAGAGGAGTCTCCCGAGACCGAGGCAGAGTCCGAACCCTGGGATTCGCCCCAGGCTGAGGCTGAACCCGAACCCGAGGAGTCGCAAGAGACCGAACCAGAACCCGAGGAGTCGCTCGAGGCCGAGGCCGAATCCGAACCAGAGGAGTATCCTGAGCCTGATGCCGAACCCGAACCTGAGGAGTCGCCAGAGACCGAACCAGAACTCTAG
- the LOC138853603 gene encoding retinitis pigmentosa 1-like 1 protein has translation MIISTALEMGNFVSQIYLRSSYNDDDHAKVKPEESPEVEPEESPETEAEPQPEESSEAEPEESLQAEAESEPKESPETEHEPEESPEAEAEPEPEESPESEAKPGNNESAEPEPDESHEAEPEPEESAEAEAESKPEDSPEAEAEPELEESPETEPETEESLEAEAESEPEESHEPEAEPEPEESAEHKPEESSEAEPEPEESPQAEAGSEPEDSPETEPEESPEAEEESEPEESPESEAKPEPEEMAEPEPKESPEAEADSKPEESPEPQAEPEESPEAEPKPEESPEAETESEPEHLPEAEAEPEPEESPETEPESEESLEAKAESEPEEFPEPEAESEPEESPEAEPEPEESPETEAESEPWDSPQAEAEPEPEESQETEPEPEESLEAEAESEPEEYPEPDAEPEPEESPETEPEL, from the exons ATGATAATCAGCACAGCTTTAGAGATGGGAAATtttgtgtcacaaatctacttgagatCTAGTTACAATGACGATGACCAT GCCAAGGTCAAACCCGAAGAGTCGCCAGAGGTCGAACCCGAGGAGTCACCCGAGACTGAGGCCGAACCCCAACCCGAGGAGTCGTCAGAGGCCGAACCCGAGGAGTCACTCCAGGCTGAGGCGGAATCCGAACCCAAGGAGTCACCCGAGACCGAACACGAACCCGAGGAGTCGCCCGAGGCTGAGGCCGAACCCGAACCCGAGGAATCTCCCGAGTCTGAGGCCAAACCCGGAAACAATGAGTCGGCCGAACCTGAGCCCGATGAGTCGCACGAAGCCGAACCCGAACCAGAGGAGTCGGCAGAGGCCGAGGCAGAATCCAAACCCGAGGATTCGCCCGAGGCTGAGGCTGAACCCGAACTCGAGGAGTCGCCAGAGACCGAACCAGAAACCGAGGAGTCGCTCGAGGCCGAGGCCGAATCCGAGCCCGAGGAGTCTCACGAGCCTGAGGCCGAACCCGAACCCGAGGAGTCGGCCGAACACAAACCTGAGGAGTCGTCCGAGGCCGAACCCGAACCCGAGGAGTCACCCCAGGCTGAGGCGGGATCCGAACCCGAGGATTCGCCCGAGACCGAACCCGAGGAGTCGCCCGAGGCCGAGGAAGAATCCGAACCCGAGGAATCTCCCGAGTCTGAGGCCAAACCCGAACCTGAGGAGATGGCCGAACCCGAACCCAAGGAGTCGCCCGAGGCCGAGGCAGACTCCAAACCCGAGGAGTCTCCTGAGCCTCAGGCCGAACCCGAGGAGTCGCCCGAAGCCGAACCCAAACCAGAGGAGTCGCCCGAGGCCGAGACAGAATCCGAACCAGAGCATTTGCCCGAGGCTGAGGCTGAACCCGAACCCGAGGAGTCgccagagactgaaccagaatCCGAGGAGTCGCTCGAGGCCAAGGCCGAATCCGAACCTGAGGAGTTTCCAGAGCCTGAGGCCGAATCCGAACCCGAGGAGTCGCCCGAAGCTGAACCCGAACCAGAGGAGTCTCCCGAGACCGAGGCAGAGTCCGAACCCTGGGATTCGCCCCAGGCTGAGGCTGAACCCGAACCCGAGGAGTCGCAAGAGACCGAACCAGAACCCGAGGAGTCGCTCGAGGCCGAGGCCGAATCCGAACCAGAGGAGTATCCTGAGCCTGATGCCGAACCCGAACCTGAGGAGTCGCCAGAGACCGAACCAGAACTCTAG
- the LOC138853604 gene encoding cell surface glycoprotein 1-like, producing the protein MTRLKTNHIMVENRTLDQRLFKLMMDALATGPGGYCWSEAVLAPITSCSVLIGNVKDAILPSEVDLSSPKMDISVSDPLPIESKKPLESTDETMSREIHAKVKPEESPEVEPEESPETEAEPQPEESSEAEPEESLQAEAESEPKESPETEPEPEESPEAEAEPEPEESHESEAKLENNESAKPEPDESHEAESEPGKSAEAEAESKPEDSPEAEAEPEPEESPETEPETEESLEAEAESEPEESHEPEAEHEPEESAEHKPEESSEAEPEPEESPQAEAGSEPEDSPETEPEESPESEPEESPEAEEESEPEESPESEAKPEPEEMAEPEPEESPEAEADSKPEESPELQAEPEESPEAEPKPEESPEAETESEPEHSPEAEAEPEPEESQETEPESEESLEAKAESEPEEFPEPEAESEPEESPETEPEESPEAEEESELEESPESEAKPEPEEMAEPEPEESPEAEADSKPEESPELQAEPEESPEAQPKPEESPEGETESEPEHSPEAEAEPEPEESPETEPESEESLEAKAESEPEEFPEPEAESEPEESPEAEPEPEESPETEAESEPWDSPQAEAEPEPEESQETEPEPEESLEAEAESEPEEYPEPDAEPEPEESPETEPEL; encoded by the exons atgacacgtttgAAAACAAATCATATCATGGTTGAGAACAGAACCCTCGATCAGCGACTCTTCAAACTCATGATggacgcattagccactgggccaggtgGCTACT gttggtctgaagccgtactagctcccatcacttcttgctccgtactaataggtaatgtaaaagatGCCATTCTTCcgtctgaggttgacctttcatcaccaaagatggacataagtgtttcagatcctcttcctatAGAGTCgaagaagcccctcgaaagtacagatgagacaatgtctcgtgagattcat GCCAAGGTCAAACCCGAAGAGTCGCCAGAGGTCGAACCCGAGGAGTCGCCCGAGACTGAGGCCGAACCCCAACCCGAGGAGTCGTCAGAGGCCGAACCCGAGGAGTCACTCCAGGCTGAGGCGGAATCCGAACCCAAGGAGTCACCCGAGACCGAACCCGAACCCGAGGAGTCGCCCGAGGCTGAGGCCGAACCCGAACCCGAGGAATCTCACGAGTCTGAGGCCAAACTCGAAAACAATGAGTCGGCCAAACCTGAGCCCGATGAGTCGCACGAAGCCGAATCCGAACCAGGGAAGTCGGCAGAGGCCGAGGCAGAATCGAAACCCGAGGATTCGCCCGAGGCTGAGGCTGAACCCGAACCCGAGGAGTCGCCAGAGACCGAACCAGAAACCGAGGAGTCGCTCGAGGCCGAGGCCGAATCCGAGCCCGAGGAGTCTCACGAACCTGAGGCCGAACACGAACCGGAGGAGTCGGCCGAACACAAACCTGAGGAGTCGTCCGAGGCCGAACCCGAACCCGAGGAGTCACCCCAGGCTGAGGCGGGATCCGAACCCGAGGATTCGCCCGAGACTGAACCCGAGGAGTCGCCCGAGAGCGAACCCGAGGAGTCGCCCGAGGCCGAGGAAGAATCCGAACCCGAGGAATCTCCCGAGTCTGAGGCCAAACCCGAACCTGAGGAGATGGCCGAACCCGAACCCGAGGAGTCGCCCGAGGCCGAGGCAGACTCCAAACCCGAGGAGTCTCCTGAGCTTCAGGCCGAACCCGAGGAGTCGCCCGAAGCCGAACCCAAACCAGAGGAGTCGCCCGAGGCCGAGACAGAATCCGAACCAGAGCATTCGCCCGAGGCTGAGGCTGAACCCGAACCCGAGGAGtcgcaagagactgaaccagaatcCGAAGAGTCGCTCGAGGCCAAGGCCGAATCCGAACCCGAGGAGTTTCCAGAGCCTGAGGCCGAATCCGAACCCGAGGAGTCGCCCGAGACCGAACCCGAGGAGTCGCCCGAGGCCGAGGAAGAATCCGAACTCGAGGAATCTCCCGAGTCTGAGGCCAAACCCGAACCTGAGGAGATGGCCGAACCCGAACCCGAGGAGTCGCCCGAGGCCGAGGCAGACTCCAAACCCGAGGAGTCTCCTGAGCTTCAGGCCGAACCCGAGGAGTCGCCCGAAGCCCAACCCAAACCAGAGGAGTCGCCCGAGGGCGAGACAGAATCCGAACCAGAGCATTCGCCCGAGGCTGAGGCTGAACCCGAACCCGAGGAGTCgccagagactgaaccagaatCCGAGGAGTCGCTCGAGGCCAAGGCCGAATCCGAACCCGAGGAGTTTCCAGAGCCTGAGGCCGAATCCGAACCCGAGGAGTCGCCTGAAGCTGAACCCGAACCAGAGGAGTCGCCCGAGACCGAGGCAGAGTCCGAACCCTGGGATTCGCCCCAGGCTGAGGCTGAACCCGAACCCGAGGAGTCGCAAGAGACCGAACCAGAACCCGAGGAGTCGCTCGAGGCCGAGGCCGAATCCGAACCAGAGGAGTATCCTGAGCCTGATGCCGAACCCGAACCTGAGGAGTCGCCAGAGACCGAACCAGAACTCTAG